A single Carettochelys insculpta isolate YL-2023 chromosome 2, ASM3395843v1, whole genome shotgun sequence DNA region contains:
- the LRATD2 gene encoding protein LRATD2 — protein sequence MGNQMEKLTHLNYKEVPTADPTGMDRDEGPRIGVSYIFSNDDDELEQQQDSVAQNMGSEHPAPQPYDPRLQEVECSVYYRDECIYQKSFSGDDAPTEERDGGGGGHLTTYTPENLLNRCKPGDLVEFVCQAQYPHWAVYVGDFQVVHLHRLEVVNSFLTDASQGRRGRIANSLYRYKSLSPATVVRNALEQVGCKDRELSWRNSECFAAWCRYGKREFKIGGELRIGKQPYRLQIRLGDKRSHTLEFQSLEDLIMEKRRNDQIGRAAVIQELSSHLQAAEEEADDPVAQTAAE from the coding sequence ATGGGGAACCAGATGGAGAAACTGACCCACTTAAACTACAAGGAAGTTCCCACGGCCGACCCGACCGGCATGGACAGAGATGAAGGGCCCCGAATCGGGGTGTCCTATATCTTTTCCAATGACGATGATGAGCTGGAGCAGCAACAAGACTCGGTGGCCCAGAATATGGGGAGTGAGCACCCTGCCCCGCAGCCCTATGACCCCCGCTTGCAGGAGGTGGAGTGTTCAGTTTACTACCGGGATGAGTGTATCTACCAGAAGAGCTTTTCTGGGGATGATGCCCCCACAGAAGAGAGGGATGGCGGTGGTGGGGGACACCTGACCACTTACACCCCAGAGAACCTGCTGAACAGATGCAAACCAGGTGACCTGGTGGAGTTTGTGTGCCAGGCCCAGTACCCACACTGGGCAGTGTATGTTGGGGATTTTCAGGTAGTGCATCTGCACCGGCTGGAGGTGGTGAACAGCTTCCTGACGGatgccagccagggcaggagaggtcGCATTGCCAACTCTTTGTACCGTTACAAGTCCCTGAGCCCAGCCACTGTGGTGCGGAATGCCCTGGAGCAGGTGGGCTGCAAGGATCGGGAGCTGAGCTGGAGGAACTCTGAGTGCTTTGCTGCCTGGTGCCGCTATGGCAAACGGGAATTTAAAATTGGCGGGGAGCTCCGCATAGGCAAGCAGCCCTACCGCTTGCAGATCAGGCTGGGGGACAAACGCAGCCATACGCTGGAGTTCCAGAGCCTGGAGGATCTGATCATGGAGAAAAGGCGGAATGACCAGATCGGtagggctgctgtgatccaggagCTCTCCAGCCACCTGCAAGCTGcggaggaggaggcagacgatCCAGTTGCCCAGACTGCTGCTGAATAG